A section of the Solitalea canadensis DSM 3403 genome encodes:
- a CDS encoding low molecular weight protein tyrosine phosphatase family protein, which yields MNILFVCSKNKWRSRTAETIFQQLPDHVVKSAGTSDDARIKLTAKHIDWADLIFVMEIKHRQIINKKFPNAASKKLVILDIPDDYQYMDKELIFTLQTAVEPFL from the coding sequence ATGAATATTCTCTTCGTTTGCAGTAAAAATAAATGGAGAAGCAGAACGGCTGAAACAATTTTTCAGCAACTGCCTGATCATGTTGTTAAATCTGCAGGAACCTCTGATGATGCACGGATAAAACTTACAGCCAAACATATAGATTGGGCCGATTTGATCTTCGTGATGGAAATAAAACACCGACAGATTATCAACAAGAAGTTTCCTAATGCAGCGAGTAAAAAGCTGGTTATCCTCGATATTCCGGATGACTATCAATACATGGACAAAGAACTCATCTTTACATTACAAACAGCTGTTGAGCCTTTTTTGTAA
- a CDS encoding ATP-dependent DNA helicase, whose translation MFNTSILENVFPHQPTFQQQELFRQLHDFLRQRSNNAVFIVRGYAGTGKTTVVSALVKLLPSYKLKSVLLAPTGRAAKVISSYAGKEAFTIHKKIYRKRDATSPVSGFSRSINPHTDTVFIVDEASMISNQQADGADFYGQQLLTDLLNYVFNQKNCKLILVGDTAQLPPVGLSHSPALDKEYLTSHFDVDVMEVELTEVLRQQQQSGILENATRIRELIRDEIETFPQIVTKGYQDTFRMNGEKMVDGLNYAYDKYGVEDTLIITRSNKGANQFNQQIRGRILYREEEISTGDYLMVVKNNYFWLPQESNHAFIANGDIARIKRIKGISELYGFRFAELTLEFPDYPDEPELTCKILVDTLTSESPNLNYADSKRLYEAISEDYSHIPNKRERAQKLKEDPYYNALQVKFAYAVTCHKAQGGQWKAVFVDQGYLTEEMVNMDFLRWLYTAVSRTTTELFFVNFGDQFFEEN comes from the coding sequence ATGTTCAATACTTCCATACTCGAAAACGTTTTCCCACATCAACCTACTTTTCAGCAACAAGAGTTATTTAGACAATTACATGATTTTTTAAGGCAAAGAAGTAATAATGCAGTCTTTATTGTTCGTGGTTATGCTGGAACCGGGAAAACTACAGTGGTAAGTGCTTTAGTTAAGTTGTTGCCTTCTTATAAGTTAAAATCCGTATTACTGGCACCCACTGGACGTGCGGCAAAAGTGATTAGCTCCTACGCCGGCAAGGAGGCGTTTACAATTCATAAAAAAATTTATCGCAAGCGTGATGCAACGAGTCCTGTTTCTGGTTTTTCAAGATCAATAAATCCTCATACAGATACGGTATTTATTGTTGATGAGGCTTCTATGATCTCCAATCAGCAAGCGGATGGCGCCGATTTTTATGGCCAACAGCTATTGACTGATCTGTTGAATTATGTGTTCAATCAGAAAAATTGCAAGCTAATACTAGTAGGGGATACCGCGCAGCTACCTCCAGTAGGTTTAAGTCATAGTCCGGCTCTGGACAAAGAATATTTAACTTCCCATTTTGACGTGGACGTAATGGAAGTAGAGTTAACAGAGGTTTTACGTCAGCAACAACAATCAGGAATTCTGGAAAATGCAACCCGGATACGGGAATTGATCAGGGATGAGATAGAGACTTTTCCGCAGATAGTTACTAAAGGCTATCAAGATACATTCAGAATGAATGGAGAAAAAATGGTAGATGGACTTAATTATGCTTACGATAAATATGGTGTTGAAGATACATTGATTATTACCCGTTCTAATAAAGGAGCCAATCAATTTAATCAACAGATTCGGGGGCGTATTTTATATCGGGAAGAAGAGATTTCAACTGGTGATTACCTGATGGTGGTAAAGAACAATTATTTCTGGTTACCCCAAGAATCTAATCACGCCTTTATTGCGAATGGTGATATTGCCCGGATTAAGCGAATAAAAGGGATTTCTGAATTGTATGGATTTCGGTTTGCCGAACTTACACTTGAATTTCCTGATTATCCGGATGAGCCAGAGTTAACCTGTAAGATTTTGGTTGATACATTAACTTCAGAAAGTCCGAATCTTAATTATGCTGATAGCAAGCGGTTGTATGAAGCAATAAGCGAAGATTATTCGCACATACCTAATAAACGCGAACGCGCACAAAAGCTAAAAGAAGATCCATATTACAATGCTTTGCAAGTGAAGTTTGCTTATGCAGTAACCTGTCATAAAGCTCAAGGCGGTCAATGGAAAGCGGTTTTTGTTGATCAGGGTTACTTAACGGAGGAAATGGTTAATATGGATTTTCTTCGCTGGCTGTACACGGCTGTCAGTCGAACAACAACTGAACTTTTCTTTGTAAATTTTGGAGATCAGTTTTTTGAAGAGAATTAA
- a CDS encoding cyanophycinase, whose protein sequence is MKKLVLFGVLLSLLSTHLIAQQVQSKVKFPKGKLFIIGGGDRPDALVKRMITEASLEANDYVVILPMASEEPDSAYFYAKKQFVNAGLRTVNCTISTKQSLSSSALDSLANAKLIYISGGDQTRFMNSINGSAVRAVIEKAYLNGAMIAGTSAGAAVMSKEMITGNELLHKEYRATPQVIEDGNIEIKEGLGLLTSAVIDQHFLIRSRHNRLLSMVIEYPSKKAIGIDESTAILIKNGWAEVVGISQVIVYQNPTKSKSVGNNKLGAKGLKVDIYLPGEKFAL, encoded by the coding sequence ATGAAGAAACTTGTATTATTTGGCGTTTTATTGTCGCTCCTTTCTACTCATTTAATTGCTCAACAGGTTCAATCGAAAGTTAAATTTCCTAAAGGGAAATTATTCATTATAGGTGGTGGCGACCGTCCGGATGCACTTGTAAAACGGATGATAACTGAAGCTTCTCTTGAGGCGAATGATTATGTAGTTATTTTGCCCATGGCGAGTGAAGAACCCGACTCGGCTTATTTTTATGCTAAGAAACAGTTTGTGAACGCCGGTCTCAGAACGGTTAACTGTACAATTTCTACTAAACAATCACTTTCATCTTCTGCATTGGATTCATTGGCAAATGCTAAACTCATTTATATTTCCGGTGGGGATCAAACCCGTTTTATGAACTCCATTAATGGCTCGGCTGTGAGAGCTGTAATTGAGAAAGCGTACCTAAATGGGGCAATGATAGCAGGAACCAGTGCCGGTGCAGCCGTAATGAGTAAAGAAATGATCACCGGAAATGAATTGCTGCACAAAGAATACCGGGCAACACCTCAGGTTATAGAAGATGGAAATATTGAAATAAAGGAAGGTTTGGGTTTACTGACTTCTGCTGTAATTGATCAGCATTTTCTAATACGCAGTAGGCACAACCGTTTATTAAGCATGGTGATAGAATACCCTTCAAAGAAAGCGATTGGAATAGACGAATCAACAGCTATTTTGATCAAAAACGGATGGGCTGAAGTTGTGGGTATTTCGCAGGTAATTGTTTATCAAAATCCTACAAAATCAAAATCAGTAGGAAACAATAAACTTGGAGCAAAAGGACTGAAGGTTGATATCTATCTGCCAGGAGAAAAGTTTGCACTGTAA
- a CDS encoding TetR/AcrR family transcriptional regulator codes for MENQDKKRDRIIEVAQKRFAHYGLTKTTMNEIADDLSMSKALLYYYFPDKSSLYFAVLAKLFNEHFDEMQEEVQKTDSSSEALTIYLRKRHDFIKKYFILLEFNKSFSSENFAQMKSRFSEIRVKEQAFLTRILTEGANSGELKIKDPKKIEELIFDALIGIRLVVLENYSNTLQPDDNQFNMILEKQQLLTELIIKGLRG; via the coding sequence ATGGAAAACCAAGACAAGAAAAGAGATCGAATAATTGAAGTTGCTCAAAAACGCTTTGCTCATTATGGTTTAACAAAAACCACTATGAATGAAATCGCCGACGACCTTTCGATGTCTAAAGCCTTGCTTTACTATTATTTTCCAGATAAGAGCAGTCTGTATTTTGCAGTTTTAGCTAAACTTTTCAACGAGCATTTTGATGAAATGCAGGAGGAAGTACAAAAAACTGATTCAAGTTCTGAAGCACTCACGATTTACCTTCGTAAAAGACATGATTTCATCAAGAAATATTTCATTTTATTAGAGTTCAATAAAAGCTTTAGCAGCGAAAATTTTGCACAAATGAAAAGCCGTTTCAGCGAAATTAGAGTTAAGGAGCAAGCTTTTTTAACGAGAATCCTTACAGAAGGTGCTAATTCAGGTGAATTGAAGATCAAAGACCCTAAAAAAATTGAAGAACTTATTTTTGATGCGCTGATAGGCATTCGCCTTGTTGTTTTAGAAAACTACAGCAACACCCTTCAACCAGATGACAATCAGTTTAATATGATATTAGAAAAACAACAATTGCTTACTGAACTTATCATCAAAGGGCTTAGAGGATAA
- a CDS encoding beta-N-acetylhexosaminidase, whose translation MFKRLLFIISLGLICTVSNAQDSLITIVPKPVSAKVLSGTFTLTPDAILVYNVDSGKHIAQLFKQSIAVPTGFNNDIAHENQFLGKGKFIKFDILSIRDTVIGNEGYHLEVSPNCIEISANTTGGLFYGMQSVLQLLPPKINSIKNQPYASWTIPCVTITDYPRFAWRGLMLDVSRHFFPKELVKKYIDNMVKYKYNVFHWHLTDDQGWRIEIKSFPRLTSVGAWRAPRMGEWWSQSPQYDGELTTYGGFYTKEDIKEIVEYAAARNVTILPEIDVPGHSLAALAAYPELSCFGGNFKPNVGDKFYKKMENSLCIGNDCSFELMDSVLTEVISMFPGKYIHIGGDECYKGYWDKCQKCRARMKTDSLQSLDQLQSYFIHRMEQLIISKGKQMIGWDEILEGGLAPEATVMSWRGLKGGVEAANMGHNVIMTPDKYCYLDLYQGDPDSEYKTYSMNRLSTSYSLNPVPEGIDKKFILGGQGNLWTENVPNNRHLEYMVWPRAFALSEVFWTPQENRNWDDFTKRMEVQFKRFDAAEINYAKSAYDPIIRVNKNNIGNYLISVTAEVNGLDIYYSFEGPDPDSFYPLYSQPLEIPKGADTFKAVTYRNGKQIGKIVTLKIKDLDKKMRQTS comes from the coding sequence ATGTTTAAAAGACTACTGTTTATAATTTCCCTGGGATTGATATGTACTGTCAGCAATGCTCAGGATTCTCTAATCACAATCGTTCCAAAACCTGTTTCAGCCAAAGTATTATCCGGTACTTTCACTTTAACACCAGATGCTATTTTAGTTTATAATGTTGACAGCGGAAAACACATTGCGCAACTTTTCAAACAATCAATTGCGGTTCCCACCGGTTTCAATAATGATATAGCTCACGAAAATCAGTTTTTGGGTAAAGGCAAGTTTATCAAGTTCGATATTCTAAGCATCCGTGACACAGTGATCGGTAACGAAGGCTACCATTTAGAAGTAAGCCCTAATTGCATTGAAATAAGTGCAAATACCACCGGAGGACTATTCTATGGCATGCAAAGTGTACTTCAATTATTGCCTCCCAAAATCAATAGTATAAAAAATCAACCCTATGCATCTTGGACTATTCCTTGTGTAACGATTACTGATTATCCCCGTTTTGCATGGCGTGGACTTATGCTTGATGTAAGCCGGCATTTCTTTCCGAAAGAATTGGTAAAAAAATACATTGATAATATGGTGAAATACAAATACAATGTATTTCATTGGCACTTAACGGATGATCAGGGTTGGCGGATCGAAATCAAAAGCTTCCCTCGCTTGACATCAGTTGGCGCCTGGAGAGCTCCTCGAATGGGCGAATGGTGGAGCCAGAGTCCGCAATATGATGGAGAACTCACTACTTATGGAGGTTTTTATACCAAAGAAGATATTAAGGAAATTGTAGAGTACGCTGCAGCCCGCAACGTTACCATTTTGCCTGAAATTGATGTACCCGGACATAGTTTAGCGGCCTTAGCTGCTTATCCTGAATTATCTTGCTTCGGAGGAAATTTTAAACCAAACGTTGGCGATAAATTCTATAAAAAAATGGAAAACTCACTATGTATTGGAAATGATTGTTCTTTTGAACTAATGGATTCTGTATTAACAGAAGTGATATCCATGTTTCCTGGTAAATATATTCATATTGGAGGAGACGAATGTTATAAGGGCTATTGGGATAAATGTCAAAAATGCCGGGCTCGTATGAAAACTGATTCATTACAATCTTTGGATCAATTACAGAGCTATTTTATTCATCGCATGGAGCAATTGATCATCAGCAAGGGTAAGCAAATGATCGGTTGGGACGAAATTTTAGAAGGAGGCCTAGCGCCCGAAGCAACGGTAATGTCGTGGAGAGGTTTAAAAGGTGGCGTTGAAGCCGCGAACATGGGACACAATGTAATTATGACTCCCGACAAATATTGTTACCTGGATTTATATCAGGGTGATCCTGACAGTGAATACAAAACTTATTCAATGAATCGATTAAGTACTTCTTATAGTTTGAACCCCGTTCCGGAGGGAATTGATAAGAAGTTTATTTTAGGCGGTCAAGGAAACTTGTGGACGGAAAACGTGCCAAATAATCGTCACCTCGAATACATGGTTTGGCCCCGTGCATTTGCCCTTTCTGAAGTTTTTTGGACACCACAGGAAAATCGCAACTGGGATGATTTTACCAAGCGTATGGAAGTTCAGTTTAAACGCTTTGATGCAGCTGAGATTAACTACGCTAAAAGTGCTTACGATCCCATTATCAGAGTTAATAAAAACAATATTGGCAATTACCTGATCAGTGTAACAGCCGAGGTTAACGGACTTGACATTTATTATTCGTTTGAAGGTCCTGACCCAGATAGCTTCTACCCACTTTATTCACAACCTTTAGAGATTCCTAAAGGTGCAGATACTTTTAAAGCCGTGACTTACAGAAATGGCAAACAGATTGGGAAAATTGTTACGCTAAAAATTAAAGATCTTGATAAGAAAATGAGACAAACGTCTTAA
- a CDS encoding DUF3822 family protein, which produces MQQNLQQFKIVDKAFKIKQASKYYLTVKFTETALNYCVYDPSKRRFVALANYENLDSYQYDNLIVNDELLTQFYGKLRIIVPSQEYTLIPNEYFDLKSVNDYASLHFRNRSNKVFVNDVPSLNAKQIFTLDERLQRTVTHFFEGALIYFEGTPLLEGLINQSSHTEKQLLYIHVVKGAIQLVVFSNGKLQFYNRFEYKTDDEFIYFPLFVCKQLDLNPKDLHVFMLGAIRPGDVAYNLIHQHFRKVHFGELSTRLGFSAAMTQIPQHRFYSLLNIELCA; this is translated from the coding sequence ATGCAGCAAAACCTACAGCAGTTCAAAATCGTTGATAAAGCGTTTAAAATAAAACAAGCTTCTAAATATTATCTAACGGTAAAGTTTACCGAAACAGCCCTTAATTATTGTGTTTACGATCCGTCGAAAAGACGATTCGTTGCATTGGCTAATTATGAAAATTTAGACTCTTATCAATATGATAATTTGATTGTAAACGATGAGCTGCTTACTCAGTTTTATGGCAAACTTCGAATTATTGTCCCTTCGCAGGAGTATACCCTTATTCCTAATGAATACTTCGACTTAAAAAGTGTTAACGACTATGCTTCACTCCACTTCAGAAACAGAAGCAACAAAGTGTTTGTTAATGATGTTCCATCTTTAAATGCAAAGCAGATTTTCACTTTGGATGAAAGATTACAAAGAACTGTTACACATTTCTTTGAAGGAGCGTTAATCTATTTTGAAGGAACCCCGCTATTAGAAGGCTTGATTAACCAGAGCAGTCACACTGAGAAACAATTACTGTACATTCATGTAGTCAAGGGAGCCATACAATTAGTTGTATTTAGTAATGGTAAACTTCAATTTTACAATCGGTTTGAGTACAAAACAGATGATGAATTTATTTATTTCCCTTTGTTTGTATGCAAACAACTGGATTTAAATCCTAAAGATTTGCATGTATTCATGTTAGGCGCTATTCGTCCAGGCGATGTGGCTTACAATTTAATTCACCAGCATTTCAGAAAAGTGCATTTTGGCGAATTATCAACCAGACTTGGATTTAGCGCGGCTATGACACAGATTCCTCAGCATCGCTTTTATTCATTATTAAACATTGAATTATGCGCATAA
- a CDS encoding RsmD family RNA methyltransferase: MRIIGGRLKGIRLQAPKNLPVRPTTDISKESLFNILYNRFNFDEITALDLFAGTGNISFELASRGCPSVVSVDRFPGCVDYIKKTAALHHLTTIKSVKADVFKYLALENVQYDLIFADPPYDMPNPELIAKSVFERNLLKEDGLLVIEHASMIQMENQPHFSSNRKYGQSTFSFFEKA, from the coding sequence ATGCGCATAATTGGCGGTAGATTAAAGGGTATACGATTACAAGCTCCAAAGAATTTACCAGTACGACCAACCACTGATATTTCTAAAGAGTCATTATTCAATATTTTGTACAATCGATTCAATTTTGACGAAATAACAGCCTTAGATCTTTTCGCAGGAACAGGTAATATCTCCTTTGAACTGGCATCAAGAGGCTGCCCTTCTGTTGTGTCGGTGGACCGTTTTCCAGGTTGTGTTGATTATATTAAGAAAACAGCGGCATTGCATCACCTTACTACCATTAAATCCGTTAAAGCTGATGTATTCAAATACCTTGCATTAGAAAATGTACAGTATGATCTCATCTTTGCAGATCCTCCTTATGATATGCCCAATCCAGAGCTAATTGCTAAAAGTGTGTTTGAACGCAACCTGCTTAAAGAAGATGGCCTGCTTGTAATTGAACACGCCTCCATGATTCAAATGGAAAACCAGCCTCATTTTTCTTCGAATAGAAAGTATGGTCAGTCGACTTTTAGTTTTTTTGAGAAGGCGTAA
- a CDS encoding RidA family protein, with protein MIPIYSSDVPTPGGHYNQGVAAHHFVFISGQLPTGAPVETPLEEQVKIALSRVLAIAEAGGSSKEKIVKTTVYIADVNDWPAVNAAYAAFFGPENKPARSIVPVPGLHYGYKVEIEAIAAI; from the coding sequence ATGATTCCAATTTACTCGTCTGACGTACCTACCCCCGGAGGGCATTACAATCAAGGTGTTGCAGCGCATCACTTTGTTTTCATTTCGGGACAATTACCTACTGGTGCACCTGTTGAAACTCCTTTAGAGGAACAAGTAAAAATAGCTCTATCCAGAGTTCTTGCTATTGCTGAAGCAGGAGGAAGTTCAAAAGAGAAAATCGTAAAAACAACGGTTTACATTGCAGATGTTAATGACTGGCCAGCTGTAAATGCAGCCTACGCCGCCTTTTTTGGTCCGGAAAACAAACCAGCCAGAAGTATAGTGCCTGTTCCTGGTTTACACTATGGATACAAAGTAGAAATTGAGGCGATAGCAGCTATCTAA
- the coaD gene encoding pantetheine-phosphate adenylyltransferase, with the protein MKTALFPGSFDPITIAHLDIVQRAMPLFDKVVIGIGLNSSKASFLSPEKREEIVRAVFENNPKIEIQTYEGLTVDFCEKINAQYMIRGIRSVADFEYERAIAQINAAMKPNIETIFILSKPEFSAISSTIVRDILRNNGDVSKFLPSEALSHLY; encoded by the coding sequence ATGAAAACAGCTTTGTTTCCCGGATCGTTTGATCCCATTACCATTGCCCATCTTGATATTGTTCAGCGCGCTATGCCGCTATTTGACAAGGTAGTTATCGGCATCGGACTAAATAGCAGTAAAGCGAGTTTCTTATCCCCTGAAAAACGTGAAGAAATAGTAAGAGCTGTTTTTGAAAACAATCCTAAGATTGAAATTCAAACCTATGAAGGTTTAACAGTTGATTTCTGCGAAAAAATCAATGCGCAATATATGATCAGAGGGATACGCTCTGTTGCCGATTTTGAATATGAACGTGCTATCGCACAGATCAATGCCGCTATGAAACCTAACATTGAAACCATTTTCATTTTGAGCAAGCCTGAGTTCTCGGCTATTAGTTCCACTATCGTGCGTGACATTTTGAGAAACAATGGAGACGTAAGCAAATTCTTACCATCCGAAGCCTTATCTCATTTATATTAA